Proteins co-encoded in one Medicago truncatula cultivar Jemalong A17 chromosome 8, MtrunA17r5.0-ANR, whole genome shotgun sequence genomic window:
- the LOC120577492 gene encoding nucleolin-like — protein sequence MARTKTTSKVSEEHSQPPPSNTAADQSSNQSLNETPLRTTLKDEIIPATKTQKSSKPGSSKFIRPRTNPTRRSSRMKKPLKKPKVSHVNLVSDEEKKDSSIDEDSEEVTEEDEEEDSEQTLSELIKLVRTSSKKGKKVATPSPSKESSSSQEESDENGESEESSPNEEEKVSSKKSGNGKEMAKAAEKIYQRRKKIESEVFSMSEEVDEPEVEKGSSKKHGKGKDIVVLKTSRAEKIAFRPMSRTKYFNLESLETKAWNMKEFTEPQGWTNFITLQEHTYEDLVREFYTNLSVQEKKNGNEKFLISSVKGVKIKMT from the coding sequence ATGGCTAGAACCAAAACCACATCAAAAGTTTCTGAAGAACATTCTCAACCACCACCATCCAACACCGCTGCTGATCAATCCTCTAATCAATCCTTGAATGAAACTCCCTTACGCACCACTCTTAAGGACGAAATCATCCCTGCAACCAAAACTCAAAAATCCTCAAAACCTGGATCTTCTAAATTCATTAGACCTAGAACCAATCCTACCAGACGATCATCAAGGATGAAGAAACCTTTGAAGAAACCAAAGGTATCCCATGTGAATCTAGTCTCTGACGAAGAGAAGAAAGATTCAAGTATTGATGAAGATTCTGAGGAAGTAAcagaggaagatgaagaagaagattctGAGCAAACTCTCTCTGAATTGATAAAATTAGTGAGAACATCttcaaagaaaggaaagaaggTTGCCACTCCCTCTCCTTCCAAAGAAAGCTCATCTTCTCAGGAAGAGAGTGATGAAAATGGTGAATCTGAAGAAAGCTCTCCAAATGAAGAAGAGAAAGTTTCTTCAAAGAAAAGTGGTAATGGAAAGGAGATGGCCAAAGCTGCAGAAAAGATTTATCAAAGGAGAAAGAAGATTGAAAGTGAAGTTTTCTCTATGTCTGAGGAGGTAGATGAACCTGAAGTGGAAAAAGGTTCATCAAAGAAGCATGGAAAAGGTAAGGACATTGTTGTCTTAAAAACATCTAGGGCTGAGAAAATTGCTTTCAGACCTATGAGCAGAACCAAGTATTTCAACCTTGAAAGTCTGGAAACCAAAGCATGGAATATGAAGGAGTTCACTGAACCTCAAGGATGGACCAACTTCATAACTCTTCAAGAACACACCTATGAAGACTTGGTCAGAGAGTTCTACACCAACCTATCAGTTCAGgaaaagaagaatggaaatgagAAGTTTCTCATCTCATCAGTCAAAGGTGTAAAGATCAAGATGACTTAG